In a single window of the Panthera uncia isolate 11264 chromosome B2 unlocalized genomic scaffold, Puncia_PCG_1.0 HiC_scaffold_25, whole genome shotgun sequence genome:
- the TPMT gene encoding thiopurine S-methyltransferase isoform X1: protein MDDASTLIDVKEYPGTEVQKNRVLTLEEWREKWVDGKIGFHQEQGHQLLKKHLDTFLKGENVLRVFFPLCGKAVEMKWFADRGHCVVGVEISELGIREFFIEQNLSYSEEPIMEIPGAKVFKSSSGNISLYCCNLFDLPRVNIGKFDRIWDRGALVAVNPGDRKCYTDIMLSLTRKGFRYLLAVLSYDPTKHPGPPFYVPDAEIKNLFGSTCNIHCLEKVDVFEERHKSWGIDYIVEKLYLLTEK from the exons ATGGATGATGCAAGCACTTTAATTGATGTTAAAGAGTACCCCGGTACCGAGGTACAGAAAAACCGAGTACTAACTCTGGAAGAATGGCGAGAAAAGTGGGTGGACGGcaaaattggatttcatcaagaACAAGGACATCA attATTAAAGAAGCATTTGGATACTTTCCTTAAAGGCGAGAATGTTCTGAgagtattttttcctctttgtggaAAAGCAGTTGAGATGAAATG GTTTGCGGACCGAGGACACTGTGTAGTGGGTGTGGAAATCAGTGAACTTGGGATTCGGGAATTTTTTATAGAGCAGAATCTTTCTTACTCGGAAGAGCCCATCATGGAAATTCCTGGAGCCAAAGTATTCaag AGTTCTTCAGGGAACATTTCACTGTACTGTTGCAACCTTTTTGATCTTCCCAG AGTGAACATTGGCAAATTCGACAGGATCTGGGATAGAGGAGCATTAGTTGCTGTTAACCCAGGCGATCGTAAATG CTATACAGATATAATGCTGTCCCTAACGAGGAAAGGGTTTCGCTACCTCTTGGCTGTTCTTTCTTATGATCCCACTAAACATCCAG GCCCACCGTTTTATGTTCCAGatgctgaaattaaaaacttgtttg GTTCAACATGCAACATTCATTGCCTTGAGAAGGTTGATGTTTTTGAAGAACGACATAAAAGTTGGGGAATTGACTACATTGTTGAGAAGTTGTATCTACTTACGGAAAAGTAA
- the TPMT gene encoding thiopurine S-methyltransferase isoform X2, whose translation MDDASTLIDVKEYPGTEVQKNRVLTLEEWREKWVDGKIGFHQEQGHQLLKKHLDTFLKGENVLRVFFPLCGKAVEMKWFADRGHCVVGVEISELGIREFFIEQNLSYSEEPIMEIPGAKVFKSSSGNISLYCCNLFDLPRVNIGKFDRIWDRGALVAVNPGDRKCYTDIMLSLTRKGFRYLLAVLSYDPTKHPAQTVEERRNGWP comes from the exons ATGGATGATGCAAGCACTTTAATTGATGTTAAAGAGTACCCCGGTACCGAGGTACAGAAAAACCGAGTACTAACTCTGGAAGAATGGCGAGAAAAGTGGGTGGACGGcaaaattggatttcatcaagaACAAGGACATCA attATTAAAGAAGCATTTGGATACTTTCCTTAAAGGCGAGAATGTTCTGAgagtattttttcctctttgtggaAAAGCAGTTGAGATGAAATG GTTTGCGGACCGAGGACACTGTGTAGTGGGTGTGGAAATCAGTGAACTTGGGATTCGGGAATTTTTTATAGAGCAGAATCTTTCTTACTCGGAAGAGCCCATCATGGAAATTCCTGGAGCCAAAGTATTCaag AGTTCTTCAGGGAACATTTCACTGTACTGTTGCAACCTTTTTGATCTTCCCAG AGTGAACATTGGCAAATTCGACAGGATCTGGGATAGAGGAGCATTAGTTGCTGTTAACCCAGGCGATCGTAAATG CTATACAGATATAATGCTGTCCCTAACGAGGAAAGGGTTTCGCTACCTCTTGGCTGTTCTTTCTTATGATCCCACTAAACATCCAG CTCAGACTGTAGAGGAGAGGAGGAACGGATGGCCCTAA